The Polypterus senegalus isolate Bchr_013 chromosome 1, ASM1683550v1, whole genome shotgun sequence genome includes a window with the following:
- the LOC120515247 gene encoding uncharacterized protein LOC120515247 isoform X2, with amino-acid sequence MGGSPSKKGLSSQDGSPLEMAALGRPFQVGMLYDCRTDSLIPDVTLWDLENLKKELKIKPQKNTQVDIITLDSLDEKTSILNMSTSLKASFLCGLIEVDGAAKYLNDTKSSKRQSRVTLHYRTTTRMEQLSMSHLGRQNIIYPEVFEQKSATHVVTGVLYGAQTFFVFDQWDSKEKGKLEALIKNFFSIDGKRDLKMTDADKEIADHLNFTFYSDFLFDHNLTSFQDAMQIYNKLPKHIDEDEKLAVPVQVWLHPLKHLDSQAAQLVQEISLALVSKSQEILEELDEHIMRCNDIMKDSVVNNFPIIRKNANECKSMLNQYKYTFQKELASILLNFRGGNASEEELGNILKKKEKSPFKKCVITTLLDKRQKEITMLRSFFNQIKEMKFDIVINDLDTLIYNTSIKNIVCLTFTSFHVCQSYMSEMERYLQAPSRKSSYHLSEPSEELIIQNFRQHSQSFIEFAEINQSSKTTRFFVHSIPDVEYLGATIYLYKRGRLINHNFQLPSKPETLEVDSQTEDSVTLKLRPQKSDLEGYRVEYKRLEDEEWKTVNTTDKSVKFTIRKLCPASTYQLRHRAVCQVGVSQASDTIEVRTLPVKNPLGIHAIKGNCKEIKDGKLSLYLLHFKSQFINTVKKIETCSFGNRTSIKPSKTIIFLGATGSGKSTLINGMVNYILGVQWEDDFRFKFIHEETSRSQAESQTSFVTAYEMNYQDYFKVPYSFTIVDTPGFGDTRGIDWDKQITEQIQECFSSPQGVQHINAVCFVVQASQARLTHTQKYIFDSILSIFGKDIINNILVLITFADAQRPPVLDAITESNIPFPKDEEGSPLFFKFNNSALFANDDETNSNDGLMFDKMFWDMGAKSMEGFFKALEKMDANSLALTKELLKERKRLETVVEQLHPQISTVLSKREEIRQTRDILNKHITDIDRNKDYEHEVDVTEIKIESIAGTSEFITNCQKCNFTCHYPCSLSNDEDKIRCSVMKDGVCTICPGKCEWNIHSNQQHRFIYETKKVKKTYDELKKKHEEAQGEFITTEQRFEQLWHEQETLINFINKCIKESQDCIKRINEIALRPNPLSSPEYIELLIQTEKRESKPGWMERVKSLEEVKEKAEIIAHLSDKLSPSNQKKCDDQDERKKDSGNNSDWFSTTCQGVEGKANVEKKSQKRKSSETTCPQNIKVTKQSF; translated from the exons GAAAGGATTGTCATCTCAAGATGGCTCACCTTTGGAGATGGCCGCCCTGGGCCGACCTTTCCAGGTGGGGATGCTCTATGACTGTCGCACTGATTCGCTCATTCCAG ATGTCACTCTATGGGACTTGGAAAACCTCAAGAAAGAGCTCAAAATTAAACCCCAGAAGAACACGCAGGTCGACATCATCACTTTGGACTCCTTGGATGAGAAAACTTCCATCTTAAATATGTCAACCTCCCTTAAAGCGAGCTTCTTGTGTGGCTTGATTGAGGTTGATGGAGCTGCCAAGTACCTCAATGACACCAAATCATCCAAACGACAGTCCAGAGTCACCCTGCACTACAGGACGACCACCAGAATGGAGCAGCTCAGCATGAGCCACTTAGGGAGGCAGAACATCATCTATCCAGAAGTGTTTGAGCAGAAATCAGCCACCCATGTTGTCACAGGCGTGTTGTATGGCGCtcagacattttttgtttttgatcaatGGGACTCTAAAGAGAAAGGAAAGTTAGAagcattaataaaaaattttttttctatagatGGAAAAAGAGACCTAAAAATGACAGATGCTGACAAGGAAATCGCTGACCATCTTAACTTCACATTCTATAGTGATTTTCTCTTTGATCACAATCTTACAAGCTTTCAGGACGCCATGCAGATTTACAACAAATTGCCAAAGCATATTGACGAAGATGAGAAGCTAGCTGTGCCCGTCCAGGTCTGGTTGCACCCACTGAAACATCTTGACTCACAGGCTGCTCAGCTGGTACAAGAGATCAGTTTGGCACTTGTGTCCAAATCTCAGGAGATCCTGGAGGAATTAGACGAGCACATCATGAGGTGTAATGACATCATGAAGGACAGTGTTGTCAATAACTTTCCTATAATTAGgaaaaatgcaaatgaatgtAAATCAATGcttaatcaatataaatatacCTTCCAAAAAGAACTGGCAAGTATCTTGCTAAATTTCAGGGGGGGTAATGCCAGTGAAGAAGAGCTGGGCAACATtctgaagaagaaggaaaagtcGCCATTTAAGAAGTGTGTCATAACAACACTGCTGGATAAAAGACAAAAGGAAATCACTATGCTCAGAAGTTTCTTTaatcaaattaaagaaatgaaatttGATATTGTTATAAATGACCTGGATACATTAATTTACAATACTAGTATTAAAAATATTGTCTGCTTGACTTTCACTTCATTCCATGTGTGTCAGTCATACATGTCAGAAATGGAACGCTATCTTCAAGCTCCTTCAAGGAAGTCCTCATATCATCTGTCAGAGCCAAGTGAAGAGTTAATCATCCAGAATTTCAGACAGCATTCTCAGAGTTTCATTGAGTTTGCTGAAATTAACCAAAGTAGCAAGACAACGAGATTTTTTGTCCACTCCATCCCTGATGTTGAATATCTTGGGGCAACAATCTATTTGTATAAACGTGGACGTCTCATCAACCACAACTTTCAGCTTCCATCAAAACCTGAGACTCTTGAGGTTGACTCCCAAACAGAAGACAGTGTAACCCTAAAGTTAAGACCACAAAAGAGTGACTTAGAAGGGTACAGAGTGGAGTATAAGCGACTAGAAGATGAAGAGTGGAAGACTGTGAACACGACTGATAAAAGTGTAAAATTTACCATCAGAAAGTTATGTCCAGCATCAACATATCAACTCAGACACAGAGCCGTTTGTCAAGTTGGTGTGAGTCAGGCCAGTGATACGATTGAAGTGAGGACACTGCCCGTTAAAAACCCTTTGGGAATACATGCTATAAAAGGAAACTGTAAGGAGATAAAAGATGGAAAATTAAGTCTTtatcttttgcattttaaatcaCAGTTCATAAATACTGTGAAGAAGATAGAAACATGCTCCTTTGGAAACAGAACATCCATAAAACCTTCAAAAACAATTATCTTCCTTGGAGCAACAGGTTCTGGCAAATCCACTCTGATCAATGGTATGGTCAACTATATCTTAGGTGTCCAGTGGGAGGATGACTTTAGGTTCAAGTTCATCCATGAAGAAACATCTAGAAGTCAAGCTGAAAGCCAAACATCTTTTGTCACTGCCTATGAAATGAACTACCAGGATTATTTCAAGGTCCCATACTCCTTCACTATAGTCGACACACCAGGTTTTGGAGACACCAGAGGAATTGATTGGGACAAACAAATCACTGAGCAGATACAAGAATGCTTTTCATCTCCACAGGGGGTCCAGCACATTAACGCAGTGTGCTTTGTAGTTCAGGCCTCCCAAGCTcgactgacacacacacagaagtaCATATTTGACtcaattttgtccatttttggtaAAGACATAATCAACAACATTCTGGTCCTGATCACATTTGCAGATGCACAGCGTCCACCAGTTCTCGATGCCATCACGGAATCTAACATACCGTTCCCCAAAGATGAGGAAGGGAGccctttatttttcaaatttaataattCGGCCCTTTTTGCTAATGATGATGAGACTAATAGCAATGATGGCCTGATGTTTGACAAAATGTTTTGGGACATGGGTGCAAAGAGCATGGAGGGTTTTTTTAAAGCTTTAGAGAAGATGGATGCTAACAGTTTAGCACTAACTAAAGAGCTGCTTAAAGAGCGTAAGCGCTTGGAGACGGTAGTGGAACAACTGCATCCTCAAATTAGTACTGTACTGAGTAAACGTGAAGAAATTAGACAAACCCGTGACATTTTAAATAAGCACATTACTGATATAGACAGAAACAAGGATTATGAGCATGAAGTGGATGTAACTGAGATAAAAATAGAGAGCATTGCAGGCACCAGCGAGTTCATCACTAACTGCCAGAAATGCAACTTCACCTGTCATTATCCGTGTTCTTTATCAAATGATGAGGATAAGATTAGATGTTCTGTTATGAAGGACGGAGTCTGCACTATTTGTCCCGGTAAGTGTGAGTGGAATATTCACTCCAACCAACAGCACAGATTCATCTATGAAACTAAAAAAGTCAAAAAGACTTATGATGAACTTAAGAAGAAACATGAAGAAGCACAAGGGGAATTCATAACAACTGAGCAACGGTTTGAGCAGCTTTGGCATGAACAGGAGACCTTGATAAACTTCATTAACAAGTGTATTAAGGAAAGTCAAGATTGTATAAAACGAATTAATGAAATCGCCCTCAGACCAAACCCACTCTCTTCTCCAGAGTACATTGAGCTACTCATTCAGACTGAAAAACGAGAGTCAAAGCCAGGATGGATGGAGCGAGTGAAGTCACTAGAGGAAGTGAAGGAAAAGGCAGAAATAATAGCTCATCTCAGTGATAAACTCTCACCAAGTAACCAGAAGAAGTGTGATGATCAAGATGAAAGGAAGAAAGACTCCGGAAACAATTCTGATTGGTTTAGCACAACATGTCAGGGAGTAGAAGGTAAAGCAAATGTCgaaaagaaaagtcaaaagaGAAAATCGTCAGAGACGACGTGCCCACAGAATATCAAAGTTACAAAGCAGAGCTTTTGA
- the LOC120515247 gene encoding uncharacterized protein LOC120515247 isoform X1, producing MERTHICNKLLNLSYLCAYFHRKGLSSQDGSPLEMAALGRPFQVGMLYDCRTDSLIPDVTLWDLENLKKELKIKPQKNTQVDIITLDSLDEKTSILNMSTSLKASFLCGLIEVDGAAKYLNDTKSSKRQSRVTLHYRTTTRMEQLSMSHLGRQNIIYPEVFEQKSATHVVTGVLYGAQTFFVFDQWDSKEKGKLEALIKNFFSIDGKRDLKMTDADKEIADHLNFTFYSDFLFDHNLTSFQDAMQIYNKLPKHIDEDEKLAVPVQVWLHPLKHLDSQAAQLVQEISLALVSKSQEILEELDEHIMRCNDIMKDSVVNNFPIIRKNANECKSMLNQYKYTFQKELASILLNFRGGNASEEELGNILKKKEKSPFKKCVITTLLDKRQKEITMLRSFFNQIKEMKFDIVINDLDTLIYNTSIKNIVCLTFTSFHVCQSYMSEMERYLQAPSRKSSYHLSEPSEELIIQNFRQHSQSFIEFAEINQSSKTTRFFVHSIPDVEYLGATIYLYKRGRLINHNFQLPSKPETLEVDSQTEDSVTLKLRPQKSDLEGYRVEYKRLEDEEWKTVNTTDKSVKFTIRKLCPASTYQLRHRAVCQVGVSQASDTIEVRTLPVKNPLGIHAIKGNCKEIKDGKLSLYLLHFKSQFINTVKKIETCSFGNRTSIKPSKTIIFLGATGSGKSTLINGMVNYILGVQWEDDFRFKFIHEETSRSQAESQTSFVTAYEMNYQDYFKVPYSFTIVDTPGFGDTRGIDWDKQITEQIQECFSSPQGVQHINAVCFVVQASQARLTHTQKYIFDSILSIFGKDIINNILVLITFADAQRPPVLDAITESNIPFPKDEEGSPLFFKFNNSALFANDDETNSNDGLMFDKMFWDMGAKSMEGFFKALEKMDANSLALTKELLKERKRLETVVEQLHPQISTVLSKREEIRQTRDILNKHITDIDRNKDYEHEVDVTEIKIESIAGTSEFITNCQKCNFTCHYPCSLSNDEDKIRCSVMKDGVCTICPGKCEWNIHSNQQHRFIYETKKVKKTYDELKKKHEEAQGEFITTEQRFEQLWHEQETLINFINKCIKESQDCIKRINEIALRPNPLSSPEYIELLIQTEKRESKPGWMERVKSLEEVKEKAEIIAHLSDKLSPSNQKKCDDQDERKKDSGNNSDWFSTTCQGVEGKANVEKKSQKRKSSETTCPQNIKVTKQSF from the exons atggaGAGAACACATATTTGtaataaactgttgaatttaagttaTTTATGTGCTTACTTTCACAGGAAAGGATTGTCATCTCAAGATGGCTCACCTTTGGAGATGGCCGCCCTGGGCCGACCTTTCCAGGTGGGGATGCTCTATGACTGTCGCACTGATTCGCTCATTCCAG ATGTCACTCTATGGGACTTGGAAAACCTCAAGAAAGAGCTCAAAATTAAACCCCAGAAGAACACGCAGGTCGACATCATCACTTTGGACTCCTTGGATGAGAAAACTTCCATCTTAAATATGTCAACCTCCCTTAAAGCGAGCTTCTTGTGTGGCTTGATTGAGGTTGATGGAGCTGCCAAGTACCTCAATGACACCAAATCATCCAAACGACAGTCCAGAGTCACCCTGCACTACAGGACGACCACCAGAATGGAGCAGCTCAGCATGAGCCACTTAGGGAGGCAGAACATCATCTATCCAGAAGTGTTTGAGCAGAAATCAGCCACCCATGTTGTCACAGGCGTGTTGTATGGCGCtcagacattttttgtttttgatcaatGGGACTCTAAAGAGAAAGGAAAGTTAGAagcattaataaaaaattttttttctatagatGGAAAAAGAGACCTAAAAATGACAGATGCTGACAAGGAAATCGCTGACCATCTTAACTTCACATTCTATAGTGATTTTCTCTTTGATCACAATCTTACAAGCTTTCAGGACGCCATGCAGATTTACAACAAATTGCCAAAGCATATTGACGAAGATGAGAAGCTAGCTGTGCCCGTCCAGGTCTGGTTGCACCCACTGAAACATCTTGACTCACAGGCTGCTCAGCTGGTACAAGAGATCAGTTTGGCACTTGTGTCCAAATCTCAGGAGATCCTGGAGGAATTAGACGAGCACATCATGAGGTGTAATGACATCATGAAGGACAGTGTTGTCAATAACTTTCCTATAATTAGgaaaaatgcaaatgaatgtAAATCAATGcttaatcaatataaatatacCTTCCAAAAAGAACTGGCAAGTATCTTGCTAAATTTCAGGGGGGGTAATGCCAGTGAAGAAGAGCTGGGCAACATtctgaagaagaaggaaaagtcGCCATTTAAGAAGTGTGTCATAACAACACTGCTGGATAAAAGACAAAAGGAAATCACTATGCTCAGAAGTTTCTTTaatcaaattaaagaaatgaaatttGATATTGTTATAAATGACCTGGATACATTAATTTACAATACTAGTATTAAAAATATTGTCTGCTTGACTTTCACTTCATTCCATGTGTGTCAGTCATACATGTCAGAAATGGAACGCTATCTTCAAGCTCCTTCAAGGAAGTCCTCATATCATCTGTCAGAGCCAAGTGAAGAGTTAATCATCCAGAATTTCAGACAGCATTCTCAGAGTTTCATTGAGTTTGCTGAAATTAACCAAAGTAGCAAGACAACGAGATTTTTTGTCCACTCCATCCCTGATGTTGAATATCTTGGGGCAACAATCTATTTGTATAAACGTGGACGTCTCATCAACCACAACTTTCAGCTTCCATCAAAACCTGAGACTCTTGAGGTTGACTCCCAAACAGAAGACAGTGTAACCCTAAAGTTAAGACCACAAAAGAGTGACTTAGAAGGGTACAGAGTGGAGTATAAGCGACTAGAAGATGAAGAGTGGAAGACTGTGAACACGACTGATAAAAGTGTAAAATTTACCATCAGAAAGTTATGTCCAGCATCAACATATCAACTCAGACACAGAGCCGTTTGTCAAGTTGGTGTGAGTCAGGCCAGTGATACGATTGAAGTGAGGACACTGCCCGTTAAAAACCCTTTGGGAATACATGCTATAAAAGGAAACTGTAAGGAGATAAAAGATGGAAAATTAAGTCTTtatcttttgcattttaaatcaCAGTTCATAAATACTGTGAAGAAGATAGAAACATGCTCCTTTGGAAACAGAACATCCATAAAACCTTCAAAAACAATTATCTTCCTTGGAGCAACAGGTTCTGGCAAATCCACTCTGATCAATGGTATGGTCAACTATATCTTAGGTGTCCAGTGGGAGGATGACTTTAGGTTCAAGTTCATCCATGAAGAAACATCTAGAAGTCAAGCTGAAAGCCAAACATCTTTTGTCACTGCCTATGAAATGAACTACCAGGATTATTTCAAGGTCCCATACTCCTTCACTATAGTCGACACACCAGGTTTTGGAGACACCAGAGGAATTGATTGGGACAAACAAATCACTGAGCAGATACAAGAATGCTTTTCATCTCCACAGGGGGTCCAGCACATTAACGCAGTGTGCTTTGTAGTTCAGGCCTCCCAAGCTcgactgacacacacacagaagtaCATATTTGACtcaattttgtccatttttggtaAAGACATAATCAACAACATTCTGGTCCTGATCACATTTGCAGATGCACAGCGTCCACCAGTTCTCGATGCCATCACGGAATCTAACATACCGTTCCCCAAAGATGAGGAAGGGAGccctttatttttcaaatttaataattCGGCCCTTTTTGCTAATGATGATGAGACTAATAGCAATGATGGCCTGATGTTTGACAAAATGTTTTGGGACATGGGTGCAAAGAGCATGGAGGGTTTTTTTAAAGCTTTAGAGAAGATGGATGCTAACAGTTTAGCACTAACTAAAGAGCTGCTTAAAGAGCGTAAGCGCTTGGAGACGGTAGTGGAACAACTGCATCCTCAAATTAGTACTGTACTGAGTAAACGTGAAGAAATTAGACAAACCCGTGACATTTTAAATAAGCACATTACTGATATAGACAGAAACAAGGATTATGAGCATGAAGTGGATGTAACTGAGATAAAAATAGAGAGCATTGCAGGCACCAGCGAGTTCATCACTAACTGCCAGAAATGCAACTTCACCTGTCATTATCCGTGTTCTTTATCAAATGATGAGGATAAGATTAGATGTTCTGTTATGAAGGACGGAGTCTGCACTATTTGTCCCGGTAAGTGTGAGTGGAATATTCACTCCAACCAACAGCACAGATTCATCTATGAAACTAAAAAAGTCAAAAAGACTTATGATGAACTTAAGAAGAAACATGAAGAAGCACAAGGGGAATTCATAACAACTGAGCAACGGTTTGAGCAGCTTTGGCATGAACAGGAGACCTTGATAAACTTCATTAACAAGTGTATTAAGGAAAGTCAAGATTGTATAAAACGAATTAATGAAATCGCCCTCAGACCAAACCCACTCTCTTCTCCAGAGTACATTGAGCTACTCATTCAGACTGAAAAACGAGAGTCAAAGCCAGGATGGATGGAGCGAGTGAAGTCACTAGAGGAAGTGAAGGAAAAGGCAGAAATAATAGCTCATCTCAGTGATAAACTCTCACCAAGTAACCAGAAGAAGTGTGATGATCAAGATGAAAGGAAGAAAGACTCCGGAAACAATTCTGATTGGTTTAGCACAACATGTCAGGGAGTAGAAGGTAAAGCAAATGTCgaaaagaaaagtcaaaagaGAAAATCGTCAGAGACGACGTGCCCACAGAATATCAAAGTTACAAAGCAGAGCTTTTGA
- the LOC120515247 gene encoding uncharacterized protein LOC120515247 isoform X3: MAALGRPFQVGMLYDCRTDSLIPDVTLWDLENLKKELKIKPQKNTQVDIITLDSLDEKTSILNMSTSLKASFLCGLIEVDGAAKYLNDTKSSKRQSRVTLHYRTTTRMEQLSMSHLGRQNIIYPEVFEQKSATHVVTGVLYGAQTFFVFDQWDSKEKGKLEALIKNFFSIDGKRDLKMTDADKEIADHLNFTFYSDFLFDHNLTSFQDAMQIYNKLPKHIDEDEKLAVPVQVWLHPLKHLDSQAAQLVQEISLALVSKSQEILEELDEHIMRCNDIMKDSVVNNFPIIRKNANECKSMLNQYKYTFQKELASILLNFRGGNASEEELGNILKKKEKSPFKKCVITTLLDKRQKEITMLRSFFNQIKEMKFDIVINDLDTLIYNTSIKNIVCLTFTSFHVCQSYMSEMERYLQAPSRKSSYHLSEPSEELIIQNFRQHSQSFIEFAEINQSSKTTRFFVHSIPDVEYLGATIYLYKRGRLINHNFQLPSKPETLEVDSQTEDSVTLKLRPQKSDLEGYRVEYKRLEDEEWKTVNTTDKSVKFTIRKLCPASTYQLRHRAVCQVGVSQASDTIEVRTLPVKNPLGIHAIKGNCKEIKDGKLSLYLLHFKSQFINTVKKIETCSFGNRTSIKPSKTIIFLGATGSGKSTLINGMVNYILGVQWEDDFRFKFIHEETSRSQAESQTSFVTAYEMNYQDYFKVPYSFTIVDTPGFGDTRGIDWDKQITEQIQECFSSPQGVQHINAVCFVVQASQARLTHTQKYIFDSILSIFGKDIINNILVLITFADAQRPPVLDAITESNIPFPKDEEGSPLFFKFNNSALFANDDETNSNDGLMFDKMFWDMGAKSMEGFFKALEKMDANSLALTKELLKERKRLETVVEQLHPQISTVLSKREEIRQTRDILNKHITDIDRNKDYEHEVDVTEIKIESIAGTSEFITNCQKCNFTCHYPCSLSNDEDKIRCSVMKDGVCTICPGKCEWNIHSNQQHRFIYETKKVKKTYDELKKKHEEAQGEFITTEQRFEQLWHEQETLINFINKCIKESQDCIKRINEIALRPNPLSSPEYIELLIQTEKRESKPGWMERVKSLEEVKEKAEIIAHLSDKLSPSNQKKCDDQDERKKDSGNNSDWFSTTCQGVEGKANVEKKSQKRKSSETTCPQNIKVTKQSF, translated from the exons ATGGCCGCCCTGGGCCGACCTTTCCAGGTGGGGATGCTCTATGACTGTCGCACTGATTCGCTCATTCCAG ATGTCACTCTATGGGACTTGGAAAACCTCAAGAAAGAGCTCAAAATTAAACCCCAGAAGAACACGCAGGTCGACATCATCACTTTGGACTCCTTGGATGAGAAAACTTCCATCTTAAATATGTCAACCTCCCTTAAAGCGAGCTTCTTGTGTGGCTTGATTGAGGTTGATGGAGCTGCCAAGTACCTCAATGACACCAAATCATCCAAACGACAGTCCAGAGTCACCCTGCACTACAGGACGACCACCAGAATGGAGCAGCTCAGCATGAGCCACTTAGGGAGGCAGAACATCATCTATCCAGAAGTGTTTGAGCAGAAATCAGCCACCCATGTTGTCACAGGCGTGTTGTATGGCGCtcagacattttttgtttttgatcaatGGGACTCTAAAGAGAAAGGAAAGTTAGAagcattaataaaaaattttttttctatagatGGAAAAAGAGACCTAAAAATGACAGATGCTGACAAGGAAATCGCTGACCATCTTAACTTCACATTCTATAGTGATTTTCTCTTTGATCACAATCTTACAAGCTTTCAGGACGCCATGCAGATTTACAACAAATTGCCAAAGCATATTGACGAAGATGAGAAGCTAGCTGTGCCCGTCCAGGTCTGGTTGCACCCACTGAAACATCTTGACTCACAGGCTGCTCAGCTGGTACAAGAGATCAGTTTGGCACTTGTGTCCAAATCTCAGGAGATCCTGGAGGAATTAGACGAGCACATCATGAGGTGTAATGACATCATGAAGGACAGTGTTGTCAATAACTTTCCTATAATTAGgaaaaatgcaaatgaatgtAAATCAATGcttaatcaatataaatatacCTTCCAAAAAGAACTGGCAAGTATCTTGCTAAATTTCAGGGGGGGTAATGCCAGTGAAGAAGAGCTGGGCAACATtctgaagaagaaggaaaagtcGCCATTTAAGAAGTGTGTCATAACAACACTGCTGGATAAAAGACAAAAGGAAATCACTATGCTCAGAAGTTTCTTTaatcaaattaaagaaatgaaatttGATATTGTTATAAATGACCTGGATACATTAATTTACAATACTAGTATTAAAAATATTGTCTGCTTGACTTTCACTTCATTCCATGTGTGTCAGTCATACATGTCAGAAATGGAACGCTATCTTCAAGCTCCTTCAAGGAAGTCCTCATATCATCTGTCAGAGCCAAGTGAAGAGTTAATCATCCAGAATTTCAGACAGCATTCTCAGAGTTTCATTGAGTTTGCTGAAATTAACCAAAGTAGCAAGACAACGAGATTTTTTGTCCACTCCATCCCTGATGTTGAATATCTTGGGGCAACAATCTATTTGTATAAACGTGGACGTCTCATCAACCACAACTTTCAGCTTCCATCAAAACCTGAGACTCTTGAGGTTGACTCCCAAACAGAAGACAGTGTAACCCTAAAGTTAAGACCACAAAAGAGTGACTTAGAAGGGTACAGAGTGGAGTATAAGCGACTAGAAGATGAAGAGTGGAAGACTGTGAACACGACTGATAAAAGTGTAAAATTTACCATCAGAAAGTTATGTCCAGCATCAACATATCAACTCAGACACAGAGCCGTTTGTCAAGTTGGTGTGAGTCAGGCCAGTGATACGATTGAAGTGAGGACACTGCCCGTTAAAAACCCTTTGGGAATACATGCTATAAAAGGAAACTGTAAGGAGATAAAAGATGGAAAATTAAGTCTTtatcttttgcattttaaatcaCAGTTCATAAATACTGTGAAGAAGATAGAAACATGCTCCTTTGGAAACAGAACATCCATAAAACCTTCAAAAACAATTATCTTCCTTGGAGCAACAGGTTCTGGCAAATCCACTCTGATCAATGGTATGGTCAACTATATCTTAGGTGTCCAGTGGGAGGATGACTTTAGGTTCAAGTTCATCCATGAAGAAACATCTAGAAGTCAAGCTGAAAGCCAAACATCTTTTGTCACTGCCTATGAAATGAACTACCAGGATTATTTCAAGGTCCCATACTCCTTCACTATAGTCGACACACCAGGTTTTGGAGACACCAGAGGAATTGATTGGGACAAACAAATCACTGAGCAGATACAAGAATGCTTTTCATCTCCACAGGGGGTCCAGCACATTAACGCAGTGTGCTTTGTAGTTCAGGCCTCCCAAGCTcgactgacacacacacagaagtaCATATTTGACtcaattttgtccatttttggtaAAGACATAATCAACAACATTCTGGTCCTGATCACATTTGCAGATGCACAGCGTCCACCAGTTCTCGATGCCATCACGGAATCTAACATACCGTTCCCCAAAGATGAGGAAGGGAGccctttatttttcaaatttaataattCGGCCCTTTTTGCTAATGATGATGAGACTAATAGCAATGATGGCCTGATGTTTGACAAAATGTTTTGGGACATGGGTGCAAAGAGCATGGAGGGTTTTTTTAAAGCTTTAGAGAAGATGGATGCTAACAGTTTAGCACTAACTAAAGAGCTGCTTAAAGAGCGTAAGCGCTTGGAGACGGTAGTGGAACAACTGCATCCTCAAATTAGTACTGTACTGAGTAAACGTGAAGAAATTAGACAAACCCGTGACATTTTAAATAAGCACATTACTGATATAGACAGAAACAAGGATTATGAGCATGAAGTGGATGTAACTGAGATAAAAATAGAGAGCATTGCAGGCACCAGCGAGTTCATCACTAACTGCCAGAAATGCAACTTCACCTGTCATTATCCGTGTTCTTTATCAAATGATGAGGATAAGATTAGATGTTCTGTTATGAAGGACGGAGTCTGCACTATTTGTCCCGGTAAGTGTGAGTGGAATATTCACTCCAACCAACAGCACAGATTCATCTATGAAACTAAAAAAGTCAAAAAGACTTATGATGAACTTAAGAAGAAACATGAAGAAGCACAAGGGGAATTCATAACAACTGAGCAACGGTTTGAGCAGCTTTGGCATGAACAGGAGACCTTGATAAACTTCATTAACAAGTGTATTAAGGAAAGTCAAGATTGTATAAAACGAATTAATGAAATCGCCCTCAGACCAAACCCACTCTCTTCTCCAGAGTACATTGAGCTACTCATTCAGACTGAAAAACGAGAGTCAAAGCCAGGATGGATGGAGCGAGTGAAGTCACTAGAGGAAGTGAAGGAAAAGGCAGAAATAATAGCTCATCTCAGTGATAAACTCTCACCAAGTAACCAGAAGAAGTGTGATGATCAAGATGAAAGGAAGAAAGACTCCGGAAACAATTCTGATTGGTTTAGCACAACATGTCAGGGAGTAGAAGGTAAAGCAAATGTCgaaaagaaaagtcaaaagaGAAAATCGTCAGAGACGACGTGCCCACAGAATATCAAAGTTACAAAGCAGAGCTTTTGA